The DNA sequence agtgCACTTTCAAAATGAAGCATTTGTATTGCTacagtatttaaatgaaaagtttaaaatcaactaaatatttgagagaaatcaCTGCAGAATGAAAAACTTGATTGAATTTAATAGATTCGATTAAACTAGATTTAAATATACTGAAATGCCTGCAGAAAACTAGCTGAAGCCAAATGTAACTGTGTGGTCAGATAAACCGGGGACGTACTACAAATCTGAAACTGTAGTCATCAGGACAGGGGTTCGGCAGACCCATACTGCTGTTGTTTGGAATCACTGccatactgtttttgaaatcttgGACATGAAAGACATTGTCTTCATTCTTACAGCTGAGAATCAACCTGTTGCTGTAGCGAATGGTTCTAGCGTACATGTTCTGATTACCACTTGCGACAAACCTTGCAACAGGAAAAGAGTAACATGAAATACCATAGTTAGAGCACTCTTGAGCACTAAGAAACACCTGGGCTTGCCACTGGACATTTTGTGCTCTGTAAAGAGCACTAGGGTGTGCTGGAGTGGAGAAGGATTGGATTCTGTTATTTTGGCCATAGTTGTAGTGATAGTATGGGTAATTGATGGTTGTGTCATTGATAAATACACTCCACTCATCTTCAGTGTAGATTCTGGGTAGATACTCACTACTCATGTTATCCATTTGTTTTCTGATCTTAGAGAAGGGCAGAGCATTGAACTGAAAACCTCGGAGCAGACCAGTTAGGTACAGTTTCTCATGATTCTGACGGAGAACGCTTGAGGAAAACTGCATTTCATACAGTTTATCCACTGGGATCAAGAGGAAGCGGATGTGATTCAGGAGACTGGCCTGTTGATCTGAACTAATCTCATCACCTTTGTCTTGGATCCATCTCTCCAGAGCTTCAAGAAGAAAAGCTTCATCGTTCACAATCAGGTCTGAGCGCTGCAGCAGAGCGTCCATCATGTGAAAGGAGATGGtgctccacactggagagcttATGAGGAACTCGCAGTTCCAGGAAAGATACTGAAGGACGTTCTCCTGCAGAACAAGATCTCGTGTGTGGACGCCGTACTCGTACATGGATACCTGTGTGCGGAAGGTGTTGTCTTCAGGGAGGAGTAAAGTGAAGGCCCTGCCGACATCCTCCATAAGCTTCTTCACTCCAAAGATGAACGACAGCTGATGCAGACATTGAGCCGACGTGATGGAAACATCAATCTGACGTGTGTACAAATacctgagcaaaaacagatATTGTAAGTGTCTAACACCGATAATATAATCAGTTCTGATCTGCACTCAATGAGACAGTTGGTTTGAGCTGTGAAGTGAAGTGGTCTTTAGAAAGTTACCTGAGAAAAGCAGAGACATGAGGATGGCAGGTCTGGCTGACATTCACTGTGAGGTTTCTGGagtcatttgttatttttaattctggATAAAACATGAGGATCATTTTGTGCACACAGAATGTCAGTTCTCTCCCTTCACTGATGTCTTGTACATTAATTCTGAAATCACAACCATCTCCTCTGTCGAACAGAAGACCAAGATCATCAGACAAACCCAGACTGTTATCCACAGAGAACCGACGATTGCTGGTTGTGTTTTTACCTGCAAAgataatgtaataaaacaaattaaaaaatacaaataacgGAAATACACATGCAAAAATGTTGAGTTGCTGAGTTTCTTACCAGTCTCGCATACCACTCCTGCATCCTCTTTATGTGAGCAGTCAGTAACACCCCAGCCTTTGAAGCTGCAATCTGACAATGAGCTCTCCGAGCCTTTACAATTCATGTCATCCAGCCAGATTGGACCAGAgcctacagaaaaaaaaaaaattaatctggattaatatataataatatatatatatatatatatatataaaagacaattatttttatcagtgtgtAACAAACAAATTGTTCTGTGGAGTTTGTACCTTCACCATAACGTCCACCAGTCGTAACTGATATTGCTCCAGGAAAACCCAGCTGCCGACACACCACTTGCGCTTCAGCCAGTTCCCATCCGTCATCACAAACTGTACCCCACTGTCCATCATGGTAGACCTCCACACGACCAGATGACGGCAGATCCCCCACCAATCGCACTCTGCCCTCCTGTTTTCGTTGCTTTAGTCTGTCATCTTCATCCAGTGACAAAAAATTTAGAAGACAAAAATTTAGAGatgtttacaaatatatttgtgactTGTAGTCATTTCTTTGCGACTCGAGAAAATTCTCCAAATACAGTACAAATacaagtaatttaatttaaaagcaagcttttatttactaaCCAAACAGGGTCAGACGCTGTGCTGAAACGTGAAGAAACAGTAGAGGCCATAGAAGGTACATGATTCTTCTTTTGCTGGAAATAATGCAAACAGCAGCGACAGGAACACAAATCACAACTGAATGAGTTCTAACACAACTTTTCTCTTAAATAACGACCAAATCAAGTCAACTATTGTGAAACTTGGATGAAATGCTGTGTGATCACATTTGAGGGCTACCAAAAGTTTCATTTCGTGAAAATGCTATGTTTGGGAAGTTTCGTTACTGCAACGTACCATTTAAACAAGAAGTGTCTGTCAGCATGTCTGGGATAAGGTTAGCCACATGCAGTCTAAGTGAGATCAGTCAAAACAAATTCACACAATACAAAAAGTAAGCGATTAGTTAATTTCATATGTATTCTCCCTGTCACAGCCAAGCCGGACAGGAAGGTCACCCACCAGCAATTTGCTAATTCTGTCAGAAGGCCTGGTCATAGTAACCAAGGGTGGTTGAGTCTGACAGTGTTTTTCCAGGGTCCCTTCAGCCTGCCATCTCAACGGCTGCTGCCAAACTGTTCCATTCCCTACTTAGTCTCACCCCATCTGGTCCAGTCCTGCCCTGTCCTGTCTAGATCAATCTGGCCTTTCTGCTCCACCTGGTCCTGCCACAATGGCCCTGTCCCAAATTTTGTGATGTAATGCCACTTTGACTGCTGGGTCGAAGTCGGCTGCATAGCTCGCAGGCTCAGTAGAAGTGCGGATTGAGGGCGCATAGCGGCCGCAAAGGGGGCACTCGGGAGCACCCTTCTGAAAGCTAAAATGACAAATGGGACAACCTACGGTCTCGTGGACTTAATGGACACGTGCACGCAGCAGCCATTGTAAGTCCTCAAGACCGAAAGTGCACATGAAGtgtgccatttgggacagggTCTCTGTTTTCTCTGCTCAGTCTAAAGCCCTTTTCTGACTAGGTGCCATGTTCCCTCCGTCTTTTCATCAGTGTGACCTTGCCCTCCATGGCCTCCCTATAATTCTGATCTGCTCTGGGTACTGTCAGGATTCTATGCCTACATTCACTATTCTCTACGAGTGAGCAAATTCGGACACGGAGTACGCCGGAAGGACTGCCGCTTTTGCATACACTGAAAaatttttaaggtaagtggtcgcaaacaatttattttaactacatttaattaaaaaaaaaaaaaaaatgttgaaagttagtcaactaaatttgtttatttaaatgtagctaaaataaatttatagcAACCactaaccttaaaaaaattgagtaaattcaatgaatcatttttttcagtgtagtttgTGCTTtctgtttaataatcatttgaaacatACCAAAACATTTACCTCTAAtagtaatgaaaatatttatctcTTTAGCCCGATTCGGACGGTAATTATTTCTCATATGGACGTCTGTAACAATAAATTTACATATCACCTCAGTGATAAAACTCATGGATTCGGATGGcgatttattcacaaatggagaAGCGAGTTCTGTGATCCTACGAACCCAGGAACATGCTGCTCACGTGATCAGTCACATGATTgtctgctgtaaataaaatgaattttatttacaaatgtgtTCTTATTaatgtgtaaaatgtattttataatacatgaaacgtattcttattattccaagtatattttataatatataatcctatttattatttgtttttattatttgcaaatTACACCGAAGTACAACAGTTACCTTACGGTGTTCAGGGGTGCTCAAAAAGGGTttaaacactgaattttgaatCGATTCCTTCTCGTAAACTCAGAGATGTGGATTTGGACGGCAATTAAATTACCACACGACCTtggtgtttgtcaaaaaacagtaggtaattcggCCGGGGATTTTTATGGTGGTGGTGAGAGAGAAACATTCCAGACATTCTGGATTCGGACGTCAATTAAATCACCGACAACCCCCTGTAAATGGTGAAAAATCACTTACGTCCCCATGAGAAATAGAATAGGGCTTACATCTGTCATGGAAACtagcatttaattaattaaacaatttaataattaattaagaaataaatttaTACCTGTATGATATTACGCTGTACCCACACTGAACCAGTGGTTTGGAAAATAGATGGAAGGATAGGTTTGTTGAGATGCATCAGTGCTGCGCAGACCGATCGGcatatgacatcaaagtaccgtaAGAGCAATTGAAGAGCAGATGACTCTTTATGCTTTTGATTTGCTCTTGTGGTACTTTGATGACATACGCCGATCGGTCTGCGCAGCGCCGATGCATCTCCAGCAAGACTGATGACTCAACCGTAGGCACCATCTTCTGACAATAGGCGGGAATTCATGGGGCATGACCCTCATAGTGGATTATGGGTACTCGGTAGCTGTTGAGTGTACATGGGTTGTACACTtattattgcattgcattgcattacagGATTTATCAAGTGCACAAGATAAAGACCACTACAAATGGCTGTACCCTCAAATAGTGCTCTATTTACAGGTATAGGAGGTGATTGCAGACACAGCCCTTGCTCTGTTAAATGCTCATCTGTTCTTTATATACTTCCCCCATAATCTGTCCTATTTATTGTGCTTCCTTTCCTGTTTTTTGCCAAATTGTTTTGTGTCATACACCAGAGTGTTTTGTGACTTGTGCCATTTGCTCTAGCTCTCGTGTGCTAGGCTTTCCCAGTCTAGCTCTGTCTTAATCCTGTTTTCTACCCCGGTTCCCCCATTAAAGATCTGCTCTACCCAGCATCTGGACTCTCTGCATGCCTCAGAGCTCTTCCACCTCTCTCAAGCCCTTTGGTTCTGGTTGCCAGTTTTGGATCTCTCAATACTGATCTGTCTCCTGAAACGGACTTTGCACATGGTTTTCCCCTATGCTCTGTCTGCTTTTCGTGGACCTGACCACACCTGCTCATTTTCTCTTGGCTTGTGAGGCAGCTATAACTCGGTTACAGTAGCAAAACACAAATGACTGTTAAAAAgtaaagggtcaagagcccaactaaactAACACTGATCACCATAATGGTGAGTTAAAAGTGCTGACTCTTTCCTTctgtgattctgcttgttaataTCAGATCCCTTAACTAATCGTCAATCATCACTTAATCACTTTATTATCTCTTTAACTGTAACGCTgcttcagtgttatttttgacACTCTTGAGTGTGGACTCAAGCTCAGAAGAGTTCATTTAACATGGGGGTTTTTCTGTGTacttattactgtaatattatttacttttagtGTGTACAGTATTCTAGTCGGCACAATTGCTTTCTGAAAACCAACAATGCTCTCTCAGAAAGGAGCATTGCTGGTACTGCTCTTCACTGGTCCATTCTCACAGGCAGATCCTTCAAGGTTGGAGCAGAGGGGTGTCTATCACACAAGCTAACCACTTGGGTGTCTCAGGGAGTGCTAAATGCTTATGGAAAAATTTTCTGGGTGCTTTCTTACTGGCTCAAGTTAAGATGCCAAATCTCTAAGAAAACCCAAATATTTAATTGGGCTATTTAGtgattatgaataaataaacaaaactgtcTACAACCACATATCCTgtgaattcaaataaaatgtgatttttgtttttattttatatttttaacaaaatccCTAAAACCATATAAACAGGTTGATTCAAACAACTGGATAAAATGAAATGAGGTTCAACTCTTTCTTAAAAACCTTCAATGTgttgttttcacaaaaacaaacaaacaaagtcaaaacaaaaaacagcagcAACAAATAAATAGCTCTGGTCCATCAATAAGTAAAGTTGATTTTGTGACAGTTCAGAgttctttttaaaagtagccGATCTGCTTAAGACATTGATCAAgaaagtaaaatacaaaaatgcaagataaaaaaaaaaaacattcaaacaaaACCACATGGCATCTGCAATAATGTGTGTAGAGTAAACTATTTTATGCATGTACTATAGTCTATCACTTCACTTCATTCATTCTGTTACATTCATTACACGGTAAGTACAGTACTGGCGTGAAACCACTAAAGGTCATTGTTGAAAAtggcaataatttttttttttttgatgaaggCTCTGATAAGTCTCTCAAAATAAAGGTATAACATGTACTAGATTGTTTAGTCTCTATAACCACAACCACATTTTAGGCAATGGCTGCCAATAGCCAGTTGGCATTATTTGAACATCATTCAACTATTTCAACAAAGACACCTCAATGTCCACATCTAGATGTATATCATCTAGAAGAAGGTATTTACCAGTGCTTGGCATGTATTTACCTTCATACAATCCATTTGACACTAAATGAATTCAAGTCCCTCATACTTCACGTCGCCAATCTTAGTTTCAGGAAGCAGGATTCGGCCGTCCAGGGTGAACGCCACAATGTAAGTGGCGATTTTCCCTGCATCCTCCTCAGATTTTAGGGCGACAATAATCTGATCATCTGTGTTGGGGACAAACTTGAAGGATGAAAAGCCATGCGTAGGGTTCAGGGGCCCAACGTTTCTCACTTTAATGTCCTGGAAGTCTGGCGAGCAGCTGAGCATTAGATTGGTTCCCCGCTGCTCATCTGCTGTCTCATCGTATCGCTCGCTGCTAGCACGTCGTGGCAGGAAGAACCAGCGTTGTAAAGTGTCGCTCCAAGCTGCAGACTCGTGTATGAGGTACCCTGAGATGACAATAGAAAGGAAATGAACAGGGACTGGAAATGAAGCATTCATTCTTAGTGACTGATAACTGAATCTCACAAGACTTTTAAGAACGTGTCATAGAAGTCATATTTTACCCCCAAGttagaaaacaaaataagaattttcatgAAGAAAATGAAGTCTGTTCACTATGAAAACATTCTAACTTTCAGAATTCAATGAGACATTCCAAGTGTAGTCCAGTGTAATATGGGATGTTATAGAAAACACACAACATGACTGCTAAAATACTATTAGGGAAAATAATATTCTGTTCGTTATATGGTAAACTCAACCATCAGACAAgcgtttattatttaatattttacaggGTCTAGTCTACCCTGCTTACTGTCAATGGTGTGTACATTTAATGGCTTATGTGCTCAGCTGCACACTAGACAGAGTGGAACTCGGGTGTTAAGATTACAAAAGCTCTTGACACAAAAGTTTTTGTAATATCAATGCcacttttaaaatacaaaattcacCACTCAATACAAATGTACACTGCATGTAAGTGAAAGGCTGCTGCTTACCAGGTGGGCTGATGCCTCCAGCACTGCGGAGAGCGTTATACTTAGGAACCCAGTTCTGGTGCTGTACATCTCCGTGGAATCCCACCACTTTTACCCACTCAGGATTGTCATTCAGCACTTCTCCATTGGTGGTGGTCCACTCCTTCCCCAAACCCCCCACATATAGGTGCTCATCCTTTACGGCAAGCCACTCGGCCTTAAACCCTAGAgaacatcagaaaaaaaaaaccccacaacTGAAATCAGATATCATGTGTGAATTGAttgctttgtatttcatcattatacatttattttaatagtttctGACTGTTACCTTATAGTCAGCCCATGATGaaatgctaaattaaattatttgaatgcaaaatgaagtccttaaaacttaaaagtccttaaaatgtgtgtttgggGGCTGAATATTAAAGCAACTACACTcacaaaatatgcaaaaattgtACAGCTGGGAATGTATCCTCAAAGTGACACCTTTGTACCTTCTTTACCCCCTAAATCATACATAATAGTACCATAAGAGTGCATACTACCTTAAGGGTACATATTACTACTCTAAGCTACTAATATACACTCTTTAGGGATAAAGAAGGTACAAAGGTGTCCCTCTGAGGgaactgccccagtgacaagctTTTATATGCCTAAAGATACAAAGTGTGCACTCTGTGGCTCTCTAGCGGTTGAAGCATAAAACTACAAGTCACTGAGAAGCATTGTTTTGGTAATTACAGCAATTGTGCTTCAGCTCCGTTATTCTGTGAAGATTAATCTAATGGTATGAGGTGCACCGCTATGCTCACAGTTACAGGTGATAGTCATATCAATGTGAAGGTTGCTAACAATATCAAAACTCTCCCAATATGTCTAATGAGCAGGTAGATCATATGCTGCTATTGTTTTGACAAAAGCTGGCAATCTTGAGAAGTTATAACGATTACTATTCATATCAGATAATCGAGGAGAATATAACTTGGCAAGGCGATTTATAGGCAAACAGACCAAAACAGTCACTGGTTTAGAGATTGGTATTACTGGAATATTAACACTTTCCTTTCTCTCGCAAACTCTTTTCGGACTTAAGTTACTTCCACTGCTTATAGTAGTAAGTATTCAGTTCCCTTATTACTTGACCCTCAAGTCAGCAGAAACTCTGATGGAATCTGTGAGATGTACCATCTGTGGCCATTGgggcagttgtggcctaatggctagagagtcggacttgtaatccAAGGGTTACAGTTTTGATTCCCAATACTGGCTGGAAATGTAGGTGGAGGGGTGGACCAGAGCTCTCTTCCACCCTCAGTACCCACGACTGAGGTGTCCTTGAGCAAGGCATCTTACTGCTCCCTGGGTCAACAAAAATGGGTGtccactgctccaggtgtgcaCCAACGGTGTATGCATTCAATACTCATTGCTCCTAACATGTGTGTGCACTAACTTGGATTGGTTACATTCTGAGGGttatgggttaccatacttggcctTCACatcactttaaaaacatttaggcTTTTTAATTTTGGTGCAAAAAGGGTACTTTAGCAACACTAACCTTTTGAAACCGAGCCATCCCCATCTGGCAATATGACCCAGGGAACTGCTTTAAGTCCATCTATATTATATACAACACCCGTACGATCATCCACGCTGTACAATTTGCCATTAAACACCACTAATTCGGAGAGCTCCATGCCCCGACCCTTCTCTGCCAGGTGACTTTCCAAGACCACCCTGTCCTGATCCCATTCAACCGCCACTGTATCCCCACTCTCCGACACCAGGAGGTGACCCTTCAGCATGTAGCTGAACCAGGTCAGCTTCTTGTCACTGAGTGAGTTCGTGTCCAGGTCCGCGATGACCCCTATTCGGTAGCGTGTGCCCTGTGCCGTGCGCTCTGGTGGACTGAGGGGGTATGTGTCATTGTAGCGGCCTTCCGTTCTCACCTCCTGATGGTTTAACCTCAAACCATATTTGCCTCTGGGTTGGGGGTGAAAGGGCAAAAGCTG is a window from the Onychostoma macrolepis isolate SWU-2019 chromosome 03, ASM1243209v1, whole genome shotgun sequence genome containing:
- the LOC131537078 gene encoding galectin-3-binding protein A-like — encoded protein: MYLLWPLLFLHVSAQRLTLFDDRLKQRKQEGRVRLVGDLPSSGRVEVYHDGQWGTVCDDGWELAEAQVVCRQLGFPGAISVTTGGRYGEGSGPIWLDDMNCKGSESSLSDCSFKGWGVTDCSHKEDAGVVCETGKNTTSNRRFSVDNSLGLSDDLGLLFDRGDGCDFRINVQDISEGRELTFCVHKMILMFYPELKITNDSRNLTVNVSQTCHPHVSAFLRYLYTRQIDVSITSAQCLHQLSFIFGVKKLMEDVGRAFTLLLPEDNTFRTQVSMYEYGVHTRDLVLQENVLQYLSWNCEFLISSPVWSTISFHMMDALLQRSDLIVNDEAFLLEALERWIQDKGDEISSDQQASLLNHIRFLLIPVDKLYEMQFSSSVLRQNHEKLYLTGLLRGFQFNALPFSKIRKQMDNMSSEYLPRIYTEDEWSVFINDTTINYPYYHYNYGQNNRIQSFSTPAHPSALYRAQNVQWQAQVFLSAQECSNYGISCYSFPVARFVASGNQNMYARTIRYSNRLILSCKNEDNVFHVQDFKNSMAVIPNNSSMGLPNPCPDDYSFRFVVRPRFI
- the cant1a gene encoding soluble calcium-activated nucleotidase 1, which gives rise to MPVSPGYARLNQNEPMNSLRISVGGLPMLASMTNTTDPRFRIKWKAIVVVASALILVLLIYMQLLPFHPQPRGKYGLRLNHQEVRTEGRYNDTYPLSPPERTAQGTRYRIGVIADLDTNSLSDKKLTWFSYMLKGHLLVSESGDTVAVEWDQDRVVLESHLAEKGRGMELSELVVFNGKLYSVDDRTGVVYNIDGLKAVPWVILPDGDGSVSKGFKAEWLAVKDEHLYVGGLGKEWTTTNGEVLNDNPEWVKVVGFHGDVQHQNWVPKYNALRSAGGISPPGYLIHESAAWSDTLQRWFFLPRRASSERYDETADEQRGTNLMLSCSPDFQDIKVRNVGPLNPTHGFSSFKFVPNTDDQIIVALKSEEDAGKIATYIVAFTLDGRILLPETKIGDVKYEGLEFI